The stretch of DNA ACGATCACAAGGGTACAGAGTTAAGCAAGTTCTTTAGGTTTTGCCTTAGCTACATTCTTTTTTCAAAGACCATTTTTCATGGTTTATTTGTCATGCTCTTTTATTGGTACTGCCAACCTGTGGGGTGTTTTCAACCTTTCTCCTTCCATGTATCTAGAAAAGTCCTTATCCAATTGTTTGCACTTTTCAAACATTGGAGCTTCTTTTGAAATCGTAATAAAAATCGCATATCCGGTTGTTATAATTGATTATATCATTCTGTATTTAATTGGAAAAGATTTTACTTTGATGTACATATGATTCCGGCACCCTGCTCACTTTCTTCTCACTGTATCACTAATACCCAATTACTTGGGGAATCTCAGAATTACCTGAGTTTCAAGATGCCAGGAATCTATCTATAATAATAAAACCTTGAGATAATCCTCAAGGCTTTATTATTTGAACTAAACTATTTAATAAAATAATCTAGTAGAGATTCATATTCAGATATGGTTATATAATATTTGATTTTTTTCTCAGCATTTTGTTATTGTATTGATTGATATCAGCCTCACGAATCAGATCTTCCAGTCCAACGCCTGAATGGCTTTCCCTCACGCTAAATCCTAAGCTTATGGATAATTTATAAGGCTTTGTACTTATTTTGTTTTCGTTGGCTAGTAATTCCGTAATCCGGTCATTGAATACCGGTATCTGAGCTTTTCCAGCATTGATTGCAAGGATGGTGAATTCATCGCCGCCAAAACGTGAGATGATATCTATTTCGCGGAAAGCTTGTTTTAATATTTCAGCAATCCTGCGTATGGTATAATCCCCTTCCTTGTGACCGTATGTGTCATTAATTGTTTTCAGATTATCAATATCTCCAAATATGATAAGACATGACTTTCCCGTTTGCTTGTTCAAATATAGCTGCTGGCTGGCCAACTGAATAAAACCGCGCCTGTTATAAAGGCCGGTTAGCTCGTCTTTCAGAGATAGTTCACTGAGTTGTATATTGGTGGTTTCGAGAATTTGCATAGCTTGACGTAACTTTTCCTCAACTTTTTCCTTGGAGTTAAAAAGCAGGATAGTTGAAATCTGAGTTGCAAGCGTTTCATAAATGAAGCCATCAAAATTGGGCATCTCGAAAACGATAGTTCCGTACTGTACATCCCTAAAGAACAGAGGTAAAACCGTAAGTGTCCTTGATGAGAATTCCACTGTGCTTTGTGATGGAAAAATCAAGTTGGAATCATATACCATATTTGTTTTATCTAAATCTAATATCATACTCCCATCTATCATTCCTGCTATAAAACGGATTTTATCAGGCACTTCCCAAGGACTGAGCCGTTCATGTGTAAATTCTCTATCAAACAGAGAGAGGAAAAAGGTTTTAATTCCGATACGAGGCAACTGTTCATGGATAACTTGTGCAAGATTCTTTGTATGTGTGATGGAAAAAAGCCTATTCAAGATATCCCTAAGTATGACATTTGTTTCTCTTTTTTTGGAATCAATTACCCTCTGGTACAAAAAGGCGTACTCATTAATAATCATTAAATAGGAACGCGATAAGGATCTAAATATATTAATGTCAATTTGTTTATTATTCAGGTTTTCAATTGTAGTTATTATGGCATGAAAAATAAACTTCCAGTCATCAGGATTATTTCCTTCAATCAAATCTCTCTTTAATATTTCTTCAAACTCGCTTATTGAAGAGTGTTTTAATTCTTCATGTGAATTTTCCTCGCTTTTGCTTATTTCAATTAAACCTTGAATGGTTTTTTGTATACTTTCTTTTCTCTGGATTGTTAGAAATCTTGAAAAACCATTTGATTCAAGGGAGGAAACTACAGGATCAAGAATGTTTTTGTTACCGAGCTTGACTTTTTCAAAAATAACTAAGTCAATTGCATTGGCTTCTTCCAGGCATTGGAGCTTGCAGCCGCAGGTTGAACGGATAACTGCTTTGGTGGGTAGTATGGTTATATCATTAACCTGCTTACCATCAACAAGATCTTTTATGAGATTTAAAGCAACAATGGACATCTGTTCCTGCTGTTGCTCTATTGTAGTCAAAGGAGTTATAAGATTTGCAGCTTCGCTTATATCGTCAAATCCTGTAACACTTGTCATTTCGGGGATTATAATTCCTTTTTTCTGAAGTATTTTTATACCCTCAATTGCCATTTCATCATTAGAAAAAATAAAAGCATCCGGAATTATTTTGTTCTTGCTCAAAATACCATCCAGTACTGGTTCAACGCTTTGAAATGTAAAATCGCCCTGACCTATCAAAT from Pseudobacteroides sp. encodes:
- a CDS encoding GGDEF domain-containing protein, whose product is MRIGLQIAKLEYGYGVKIWQSAMEYAKQMQAELIIFPGRNLNTPHGFDYQYNSIFRFMNKENLDALILVSTLVTNYVNKSDMLDFCSQFKGIPLVSLGLKLPGIPSVIIDNRSGIRDIVKHMIEVHNAKNIAFIRGPALNWEANERYEAYCEEIMAHGIPFNENLIGQGDFTFQSVEPVLDGILSKNKIIPDAFIFSNDEMAIEGIKILQKKGIIIPEMTSVTGFDDISEAANLITPLTTIEQQQEQMSIVALNLIKDLVDGKQVNDITILPTKAVIRSTCGCKLQCLEEANAIDLVIFEKVKLGNKNILDPVVSSLESNGFSRFLTIQRKESIQKTIQGLIEISKSEENSHEELKHSSISEFEEILKRDLIEGNNPDDWKFIFHAIITTIENLNNKQIDINIFRSLSRSYLMIINEYAFLYQRVIDSKKRETNVILRDILNRLFSITHTKNLAQVIHEQLPRIGIKTFFLSLFDREFTHERLSPWEVPDKIRFIAGMIDGSMILDLDKTNMVYDSNLIFPSQSTVEFSSRTLTVLPLFFRDVQYGTIVFEMPNFDGFIYETLATQISTILLFNSKEKVEEKLRQAMQILETTNIQLSELSLKDELTGLYNRRGFIQLASQQLYLNKQTGKSCLIIFGDIDNLKTINDTYGHKEGDYTIRRIAEILKQAFREIDIISRFGGDEFTILAINAGKAQIPVFNDRITELLANENKISTKPYKLSISLGFSVRESHSGVGLEDLIREADINQYNNKMLRKKSNII